The DNA window AGAAGGCGTCGGGATTCGGCTTCGCGGTTGCGTACCGACACCCAGCGATCGCTGTTGCCGGTGTGGCTGTACAGCCCGAACACGATGATCTCGCCGACGTAGGTGATCACGCCGGGCTGAACATCGAAAACGAGCGCCTCACCTTCCTTCACCAGACCCATGAAGCCGTAGCCATGTTCGATAAGGTGGCCGATGTAGTGCCGCCCTGCCTTCATCCGCAAGGACACCAGTCCCGCCTTGCAGCCCACATCGAAGTCACTGCGCCTCTCGGCAAATGCGCCGCCGGAATCCGCGCCGCTGGGAAAGAGGGTGACGTAGTTGATGTTGCTTTGGCAGTTCATCGACATCACCACCATGCCCTCGTCTGTGGCGAGCGGGATATCGGGTCTGGCCAAGTAGGAGGTGCAACCGCTCATGGGTAGCGCGCAGAGTGCTGCGGCCGCGATGGAAGTCCATTTCATCTGCGTATGCCCTTTTTCGGGCGAGCATAGCGCCAGCGCTGCGCGGCCGCTACGGGGCATCGAGCCGCTCACTCGTGATGCGTCACGTTAATCATCGGCGAGCGCTCTGCAGGCAGGTCTCGCCCAGGCAACGGCCACGCCACTAGCAGCTCTTCTTTTCATGCATGGGTGCCCTGATCTGACAGGAGCCCAGTGCTTGCGCGCAGTCACACCTTCGCACTTTGGTCGTTGACCTGCTGGCGTCAACAAATGACGCTAACGACACCGCAGCACTATTCCTAGTGCCCTTCCGCGGTCGAGATCCCAGGCAGTACCGGCCACGGCCGGGTCGCGTCCCCAATACCTGTCACCGCATCGTCCTTCACACGGAAAGGCCTGGCCTGCCGTGGTGGACGGCTGCGCCTTGCCCATACCCATGGAGATCCGCAATGCGCCTTGCCACGTTCTTCTTTGCCCTTGTTTTCAGTACCTTTGCCGGGGCTGCACATGCTCAGGTCGTGACCCTCAACAAGGGCGGGTACGTATTGACCTATGACTGCAGCATCCACAGCGCGACCCGATACGAATACACACTGGTGGCCGACACCGGCTCGGCCGCCCGCCCGTCCAGCTTCTACAAGGACCCGGACCTGCCGGCCGGCTGCCTCGGCCAGACCAGCACCGCCTCCTATGCCAGCGTGCAGTCCGGCTATGACCGCGGCCACCTGGTGACGTCCAACCACATGGACTACGACACCACCTACATCCGCCGCGCCAACTACATGACCAACATCGTGCCGCAGGTTTCCAGCTTCAACCAGGGCATCTGGGTGAAGGCCGAGAACGTGGCCGAGTGCTATCGGGACATTGCCCCGGTCGACGTCTATGGCGGCGTGGTCTATGGCGATGCGTCCAATGACTATTTCCTGTCCAGCCATGGCATTCCGACCCCGGAATTCTTCTGGAAGACGATCATCACCAAGGATCCGAACACCGGCACCGCCAAGGCCATCAGCTGGATCATTCCCAATGAAACGGGACTGGGCAGCCTGGACAGCTATCTGGTCACCATCGCGGATCTGGAAGAGTTGCTGGGCGCCAGCTACGTGGCGATCAACGCACCGGCGTCGCTGAAGAACATGCTGCCCAGCGCCAGCTGGCCGCTGCCCAGCGGTTGCGATCTGAGCTGAGCACCCAACGGCCCGACGGAGTGCGCTCCGCCGGGCCCATCACGCCCGCCGGCTCAGCCTGGGTGACCCTCTGCTGGGCAGCCTCAAGGTGCCGCCTCGGCGCGCGAACCGAGAGCTCCGCGCCGGTAGTGCAGCGCAAACAGATACAGCCCGGTGAACAACTGCAGGAACAACGGCGGCAGCGGCGAGTACGTGATCCACGCCGGGGGCTCGCCCTGCCCGATCCCGCGCGCCACGAAGTTGGCGATCACCGCCAGGGTGAAAACGATCGAGGTCCAGCGGTGCACGGGACGCGCCCAGCCACCGGCCCTCATTGTGGCTTCCTCGCGGGGCGCTCGATCATCTTCCAGCCATTGCCGGACGGATCACGGAATCCGGCATCCACCGCACCGTAGCGCTCCACCGGCTCCTGGGTGAATTCCACGCCACGGGCCTGCAGTTGTTTGTAGCTGGCCCGGCAATCATCCACCGCCAACACCAGCGGCGGCATCGCGCCCTTGGCCACCATCTGCTGCAGGGTCAGCGCAGTGGCTGCGTCGTGCACCGGCGGCCCCGGCTTGAACAGCCCGAGCTGGAAACCGCCCTCGTCGCCCGAATGCACCGTCAGCCAGCGATAGTCGCCGCTGCCCACGTCGGTGTGCACCTGGAAGCCGAGTTTGTTGACGTAGAAATCGAGCGCTGCATCCTGGTCATGCACATACAGGCCGACCACATTCACCATGCCAGTCATAGGATCCTCCCTCAGGTGGGATCTACGCTAACAAGGCCGCTGCGACGGCGCTTCTCCAAAACTGCGATCTTCAGGTCCGGACGCTGCGCGGCACGGGCGTGGCACTCGGGAACGGGGCCCTGCGCCGGGGAGATTGCACGCTGGCGGTCGCGGATGGCGCCGGGGCTGTCGCCGGTGATGTCGCGGAAGATCCGGCCGAAGGTGCCCAGGCTGGCCCAGCCGGTCTGCAGCGCGATCTCGGTGATCGGCAGGTCGGTATCGCGCAACAGAGCGACGGCGCGCTCGATGCGTCGACTGAGCAGATAGCGGTGCGGCGGCACTCCGAACGCCTCCTTGAAGGAACGCGCGAAATGGGCCGTGGAGACCGCACTGACCTGTGCCAGCCGTGCCACCGGCCAGTCCTCATGGCTGGCCCGATCCATGTGATCTTTTGCGCGCAGCAGGCGGCGCAGCAATTCCGGACTCTGAGGGGAGTGGGCGGCCATAGGTGCGGCCTAGCCTGAGCCGTACCGCCTGCGGGGTCAATCCCCTGGTCGACGTCCGCGCAGCGGCGTGTACCCGAGGCAGATTCCGCTGCGG is part of the Stenotrophomonas lactitubi genome and encodes:
- a CDS encoding helix-turn-helix domain-containing protein, with protein sequence MAAHSPQSPELLRRLLRAKDHMDRASHEDWPVARLAQVSAVSTAHFARSFKEAFGVPPHRYLLSRRIERAVALLRDTDLPITEIALQTGWASLGTFGRIFRDITGDSPGAIRDRQRAISPAQGPVPECHARAAQRPDLKIAVLEKRRRSGLVSVDPT
- a CDS encoding DNA/RNA non-specific endonuclease; translated protein: MRLATFFFALVFSTFAGAAHAQVVTLNKGGYVLTYDCSIHSATRYEYTLVADTGSAARPSSFYKDPDLPAGCLGQTSTASYASVQSGYDRGHLVTSNHMDYDTTYIRRANYMTNIVPQVSSFNQGIWVKAENVAECYRDIAPVDVYGGVVYGDASNDYFLSSHGIPTPEFFWKTIITKDPNTGTAKAISWIIPNETGLGSLDSYLVTIADLEELLGASYVAINAPASLKNMLPSASWPLPSGCDLS
- a CDS encoding VOC family protein — protein: MTGMVNVVGLYVHDQDAALDFYVNKLGFQVHTDVGSGDYRWLTVHSGDEGGFQLGLFKPGPPVHDAATALTLQQMVAKGAMPPLVLAVDDCRASYKQLQARGVEFTQEPVERYGAVDAGFRDPSGNGWKMIERPARKPQ